From a single Silene latifolia isolate original U9 population chromosome 6, ASM4854445v1, whole genome shotgun sequence genomic region:
- the LOC141585878 gene encoding putative pectin methyltransferase QUA2, whose product MSRPLHRGVSGEQRRFSVSSHGSWDSDDSQMKVKTVKEDDHGSRSSTDNGYLTQFRLSSDNVSSKLGVNENGFASPRSRHKLAMALLKTSLVLIVILALVVSFWWTISITTSSRGHIYHTYRRLQEQLVLDLTAISDLSQGPSKMAELDFCSEEFENFVPCYNVSKSHEYDRQCERILKQSCLISPPQHYRIPLRWPTGRDVIWVANVKISAQEVLSSGSLTKRMMMLDDEQISFRSDSMTSDSIEDYSHQVAEMIGLRSSSNFVQSGVRNILDIECGFGTFGAHLFKNQLLTMCVAPYEASGSQVQLTLERGLPAMIGSFSKNQLPFPSLSYDMVHCARCAIDWDLKDGLYLVEVDRVLRPSGYFVWTSPITNARNKANQKKWNLIHSFAENLCWELLSQQDETVVWKKTAKRGCYFSRKSGTVPAVCSKGQDIESPYYRPLQTCIAGTHSRRWLPIEERSTWPSRANLNQKELRPHGLHADDLVEDSAVWKSAIRDYWSLLSPIIFSDHPKRPGDEDPSPPFNMLRNVLDMNARFGGFNSALVDTKKSVWVMNVVSTSGPNYLPLILDRGFVGVLHDWCEAFPTYPRTYDLVHADGLLTLESSRQRSCTTFDILIEIDRVLRPEGWVIFRDTASLIESTRPLIARLRWESRVIDLETNNDEKLLVCQKPFFKKHAK is encoded by the exons ATGTCAAGGCCTCTGCATAGAGGCGTATCTGGGGAGCAGCGGCGTTTTTCTGTTAGTAGTCATGGTTCTTGGGATTCAGATGACTCACAAATGAAAGTCAAAACAGTAAAGGAGGATGACCATGGTTCTCGTTCTTCGACAGATAATGGCTATCTAACGCAATTTCGATTATCATCTGATAATGTCTCATCAAAGTTGGGTGTGAATGAAAATGGCTTTGCCAGTCCAAGAAGTCGGCACAAGTTAGCAATGGCTCTCCTTAAGACCAGTCTAGTACTCATAGTGATTCTTGCTTTGGTTGTGTCCTTTTGGTGGACAATTTCGATAACAACATCATCTAGAGGCCATATATACCATACTTACAGGAGACTACAAGAGCAGCTTGTGTTAGACCTTACGGCTATCAGCGATCTTTCTCAGGGACCCTCAAAGATGGCAGAATTAGACTTTTGTTCTGAGGAGTTCGAGAACTTTGTCCCGTGTTATAATGTTTCTAAAAGTCACGAGTATGATCGTCAGTGTGAGCGAATCCTGAAGCAGAGTTGCTTGATTTCACCTCCTCAGCATTATAGGATTCCACTTAGATGGCCTACTGGAAGAGATGTCATTTGGGTTGCAAATGTCAAAATTAGTGCTCAAGAGGTACTTTCTTCTGGAAGCTTGACCAAAAG GATGATGATGTTGGATGATGAACAGATCTCCTTTCGCTCTGATTCTATGACATCCGATAGCATCGAGGACTACTCTCATCAAGTTGCAGAAATGATTGGGTTAAGAAGTTCTTCAAATTTCGTTCAGTCGGGG GTACGAAATATTCTGGACATAGAATGCGGTTTTGGTACCTTTGGTGCACATCTCTTCAAAAACCAGTTACTTACAATGTGCGTTGCACCCTATGAAGCTTCAGGAAGCCAAGTACAGCTCACACTTGAAAGAGGTCTTCCAGCCATGATTGGGTCCTTTAGTAAAAATCAGTTGCCATTTCCATCGCTTTCTTATGATATGGTTCACTGTGCTCGATGTGCCATTGACTGGGATCTCAAAG ATGGCTTGTACTTAGTTGAGGTTGATAGAGTCTTAAGACCAAGTGGATATTTTGTTTGGACTTCACCTATTACCAATGCCCGTAATAAAGCTAATCAGAAGAAATGGAACCTTATCCATAGTTTTGCTGAGAACCTTTGTTGGGAATTGCTATCGCAACAGGATGAAACAGTTGTGTGGAAGAAGACTGCTAAACGAGGTTGCTATTTCTCGAG GAAATCTGGGACCGTCCCTGCTGTATGCAGCAAAGGTCAGGATATTGAATCTCCATATTATCGACCCCTCCAAACATGCATAGCAGGGACCCACAGCCGCCGCTGGCTTCCTATTGAGGAACGGTCAACTTGGCCTTCTCGAGCGAATTTGAATCAGAAGGAGCTTCGGCCTCATG GACTGCATGCTGACGACTTGGTTGAGGATAGTGCGGTTTGGAAATCTGCGATCCGTGATTATTGGTCTCTGCTCTCGCCTATAATTTTCTCAGACCATCCAAAAAGACCCGGAGATGAGGATCCCTCTCCTCCTTTCAACATGCTCAGAAATGTCCTAGACATGAATGCTCGGTTTGGTGGTTTTAATTCCGCTTTAGTGGATACTAAGAAGTCTGTCTGGGTCATGAATGTTGTATCAACAAGCGGGCCCAACTACCTTCCCTTGATTCTAGACAGGGGATTTGTTGGTGTATTGCATGATTG GTGTGAAGCATTTCCAACCTACCCTCGAACATATGATTTGGTGCATGCTGATGGTCTCCTCACCTTGGAAAGCAGTCGCCAGCGCAGCTGTACCACTTTCGACATACTCATTGAGATAGACCGTGTGCTTCGACCAGAG GGATGGGTAATTTTCCGAGACACAGCATCTCTGATCGAGTCCACTAGACCTCTCATTGCACGCCTGAGATGGGAGTCCCGAGTTATTGACCTTGAGACTAACAACGACGAGAAACTCCTTGTTTGTCAGAAACCTTTCTTCAAGAAACATGCCAAGTAA
- the LOC141585881 gene encoding putative pentatricopeptide repeat-containing protein At3g15200, translated as MNHQFRPSMKLLRGAISYFHYRCSSQYFRTFHCRSDPNFNSLPSNKREQPMPVNEHVLRVHNLLRKFTSSSNGERVEALDNCEISLTEDLVLDVLRRNHSDWNSAFQFFNWVSSVDSLSGYSPSSEAYNEILGILGKARQFEKLERLFDEMFEKGIINERSFDIVLHRYAAAHKTDDAIDFFYKRSQYGLELDIAAFQSLLLSLCRYKHVEEAEDLFHSKKAEFQYDIKTWNIILNGWCVLRNLHETKRFWNELTRSDCKPDKYSYGIYINALCKSGKVSSALKLFRSMWENNCTPDVVICNSVIDGLCFKKRVPEALVIFREMNAKGCPPNVGTYNCLIKYMCKIQRLETASKLFTEMEENGGECAPNDVTYIHLLTAAKNPEEVASLLQRVKRRGFKMTGDMYNLLLRLYLSWDCEEHVRSTWDDMSMNGTGLDQRSYAIMIHKRYEQGRIEEALKYFKEMTMKKLTPEPKTILLVDDMKTKLESNSSSAMFDC; from the coding sequence ATGAATCATCAATTTCGTCCATCGATGAAGTTGCTCCGGGGAGCAATATCCTACTTTCACTATCGCTGTTCGTCCCAATATTTCCGTACTTTCCACTGCAGAAGTGATCCAAATTTCAACAGTCTACCAAGTAATAAAAGAGAACAACCTATGCCTGTTAATGAGCATGTTTTAAGGGTTCATAATTTGCTTAGGAAATTCACAAGTAGCTCAAATGGCGAGCGTGTTGAAGCTCTAGACAATTGTGAGATATCACTTACAGAGGATTTGGTGCTTGATGTGCTTAGACGAAACCATTCAGATTGGAACTCAGCTTTTCAGTTCTTCAATTGGGTATCAAGTGTTGACAGTCTTAGTGGATATTCACCAAGTTCCGAGGCATACAATGAAATACTTGGGATATTGGGTAAGGCACGACAATTTGAGAAACTTGAACGATTATTtgatgaaatgtttgaaaaagGAATTATAAATGAGAGGTCATTTGATATAGTGCTTCATAGGTATGCTGCTGCTCATAAGACCGATGATGCTATTGACTTTTTCTATAAGAGAAGTCAATATGGCTTAGAGCTTGATATAGCTGCATTTCAGTCTCTTTTGTTGTCATTGTGCCGGTATAAGCATGTAGAAGAAGCAGAAGATTTATTTCATTCAAAGAAAGCGGAATTTCAATATGATATTAAGACTTGGAATATTATACTCAATGGGTGGTGTGTGCTAAGAAATTTACATGAAACAAAGAGATTTTGGAATGAGTTGACTCGTTCCGACTGTAAACCAGATAAATACTCATACGGCATCTACATAAACGCGCTTTGCAAATCCGGGAAAGTAAGCTCAGCGCTGAAGCTATTTCGTTCCATGTGGGAGAATAATTGCACCCCGGATGTTGTAATTTGCAACAGTGTCATTGACGGATTGTGTTTCAAGAAGAGGGTTCCTGAAGCTCTTGTAATATTCCGGGAGATGAACGCTAAGGGTTGCCCGCCAAATGTAGGGACATATAACTGCCTCATCAAGTACATGTGTAAGATACAACGGTTGGAGACGGCTTCAAAATTGTTTACCGAAATGGAGGAAAATGGTGGAGAATGTGCACCAAATGACGTGACGTACATTCACTTGTTGACCGCAGCAAAGAATCCAGAGGAAGTGGCAAGTCTGCTGCAAAGAGTGAAACGACGAGGGTTCAAGATGACAGGGGACATGTATAATTTGCTTTTAAGGTTGTACCTGAGTTGGGACTGTGAGGAACATGTTCGGTCGACTTGGGACGATATGTCGATGAATGGTACCGGGCTTGACCAGAGATCTTACGCTATTATGATTCATAAGCGGTATGAGCAAGGGAGAATAGAAGAAGCTTTGAAATACTTCAAagaaatgacaatgaagaaactaACTCCTGAGCCCAAGACGATATTGCTCGTTGATGACATGAAAACTAAGCTAGAATCAAACAGTTCTTCAGCTATGTTCGATTGTTGA